Proteins from a genomic interval of Paenibacillus sp. FSL R5-0623:
- a CDS encoding ABC transporter ATP-binding protein, whose protein sequence is MTVAGFIGRLFRFRPLLFVINGLLWCIFHSLPLAIGIGMQWFFDRTTAGSNDYMWLAVPLIFIALVRMARVGTFFVAFYAWVTYLYHVQAILRTNMLAAIMRWPGRNLPASPGEAMSRFRDDVDEVVEYVESWVDFWGRLVFAVVSIVIMANINWQITLVAVLPLVVVTLLNNLSGNRARKYAQVNREATGRITSFIAETFGAVQALKLGQAEENVSTRFNQLNEDRRQAALRDNLFKQWMRSMNQHVLSICTGLILLMCAAEMKAGNFTVGDFALFTSYLANIGFSISLFGYMVFQHKRLKVSYDRMRKLFRPGEEDQIMDSREIYLYEDPPELVSEQRDPKEKLQSLEVNKLTYQYPNSANGIQEISFRLKRGQFLVITGRIGSGKSTLVRTLLGLLPKQKGDIHWNGAAVDPATFLMPPRAAYTPQVPRLFSDTLKENIVQGKQGNTEQALEKAIRLAVMEKDIKHLDQGLETPVGPRGVMLSGGQIQRAATGRMLMTEADLFIFDDLSSALDVETEQQVWEGLFQEPDVTCIAVSHRRAALSKADHIIVMKDGRIEAEGSLSELLATNEEMQLLWQGEQTPAKVG, encoded by the coding sequence ATGACTGTAGCAGGATTTATAGGCCGTTTGTTTCGATTCAGGCCTTTGTTATTTGTAATCAACGGATTGTTGTGGTGTATATTTCATTCCTTGCCGTTAGCTATCGGGATCGGGATGCAGTGGTTTTTTGATCGGACGACAGCGGGTTCCAATGACTACATGTGGCTTGCTGTGCCGCTCATCTTTATTGCTTTGGTCCGAATGGCAAGGGTGGGCACATTTTTTGTAGCCTTCTATGCATGGGTTACGTATCTGTATCATGTTCAGGCGATTTTGCGAACCAACATGCTCGCAGCGATCATGCGCTGGCCGGGACGTAATCTTCCAGCTTCACCAGGGGAAGCGATGAGTCGCTTTCGGGATGATGTGGATGAAGTCGTCGAGTATGTAGAATCATGGGTAGACTTCTGGGGACGGCTTGTATTTGCTGTTGTGTCCATCGTCATTATGGCAAACATTAATTGGCAGATCACATTGGTTGCCGTGTTACCATTGGTGGTCGTGACCTTACTCAACAACCTGTCCGGGAATCGGGCTCGGAAGTATGCACAGGTTAATCGCGAAGCGACTGGGCGTATTACCAGTTTTATTGCGGAAACGTTTGGAGCCGTTCAAGCCTTGAAACTGGGTCAGGCCGAAGAGAATGTCTCTACACGTTTTAACCAGTTGAATGAAGATCGTCGCCAGGCTGCACTCCGAGACAATTTGTTCAAGCAGTGGATGAGATCAATGAATCAGCATGTTCTAAGTATCTGTACCGGACTGATTCTACTGATGTGTGCAGCTGAGATGAAAGCAGGGAACTTTACCGTAGGTGATTTTGCCTTATTCACCAGTTATCTGGCCAATATCGGATTTAGCATTTCACTGTTTGGTTATATGGTATTTCAGCACAAAAGGCTCAAGGTATCCTATGATCGTATGCGTAAGCTATTCCGCCCAGGGGAAGAAGACCAGATCATGGATTCGAGGGAAATCTATCTGTATGAAGATCCACCGGAGCTTGTAAGTGAACAGAGGGACCCTAAGGAGAAGTTGCAATCTCTTGAGGTGAATAAGCTGACTTATCAATATCCGAATTCTGCAAATGGCATACAAGAGATCAGTTTCCGTTTGAAACGCGGACAATTTCTGGTCATTACGGGACGGATCGGGTCAGGTAAATCAACGCTGGTACGAACACTTCTTGGACTGTTACCCAAGCAAAAAGGGGACATTCATTGGAATGGAGCAGCTGTTGATCCAGCCACATTTCTGATGCCGCCTAGAGCCGCGTATACCCCGCAAGTGCCGAGATTGTTCAGTGATACGTTGAAAGAAAATATCGTCCAGGGCAAACAGGGGAACACCGAGCAAGCCCTTGAAAAAGCCATTCGTCTGGCTGTGATGGAGAAGGATATCAAACATCTGGATCAGGGGCTTGAGACCCCGGTTGGTCCAAGAGGGGTGATGCTGTCAGGCGGGCAGATTCAGCGCGCGGCCACAGGACGCATGTTAATGACGGAGGCGGACCTGTTTATCTTTGATGACCTGTCCAGTGCACTGGATGTGGAGACAGAACAACAAGTATGGGAAGGGCTGTTCCAAGAGCCGGATGTCACCTGCATCGCAGTTTCTCACCGCAGGGCAGCACTTTCCAAAGCAGATCACATTATCGTGATGAAAGATGGACGCATTGAAGCCGAGGGAAGCTTGTCCGAATTGCTTGCCACCAATGAAGAGATGCAGTTATTGTGGCAAGGAGAACAAACTCCCGCCAAAGTCGGATAG
- a CDS encoding MFS transporter, with protein MKQYLRQIHPLAWTIIIGTMFGRLVTSMSIPFLSIYLTRVLEATPTQTGITVAVSSLAGVMVSFYGGYISDRIGRKIVMLISVFSWAGVFFIFSAAEHLWVFFVANTLNGLCRAVFEPTSRALLSDITSPQNKLLVFNLRYAAINLGVVFGPIIGFQLGSSESTFPFVISGLVYIAYGLVLFLQFKLQHANLPERHQATAPRLREALMTTGRDRVFLPVLIGTTFCVLGYGHFSSTLAQYLARSPIFENGSQMFSYMLSLNAVTVLIIQYPLVRTFRNFPPLVPLIVGNLLVATSLMMVGIAEGVLMMMMSVILFTIGEVLLFTMMDMLIDRIAKPEWKGTYFGTIGFNNIGSVIAPVMGGVLLSQFGAENGLAVFVPIALTTALGVPFLLIAHRRLVVREKQTESTSLGM; from the coding sequence ATGAAGCAATATTTAAGACAAATTCACCCTTTGGCATGGACGATCATTATCGGAACCATGTTTGGACGTCTTGTAACGTCAATGAGTATCCCGTTTCTATCCATCTATTTGACACGTGTACTAGAGGCTACACCGACCCAGACCGGTATTACTGTGGCCGTTAGCTCGCTGGCAGGTGTCATGGTCAGCTTTTATGGAGGTTATATTTCGGACCGGATCGGTCGCAAAATTGTGATGTTAATCTCGGTATTTAGCTGGGCAGGTGTGTTTTTCATTTTTTCAGCAGCAGAGCATCTATGGGTGTTCTTTGTTGCCAATACGTTAAACGGATTATGCCGTGCAGTATTCGAGCCTACCTCCAGAGCCCTGTTATCGGATATTACTTCTCCGCAGAACAAATTGCTGGTGTTCAACCTCAGATATGCTGCAATTAATCTCGGCGTGGTCTTTGGGCCAATTATCGGATTTCAACTGGGATCGTCTGAATCGACATTTCCATTTGTGATTTCCGGCTTGGTATACATAGCCTATGGACTTGTACTGTTTCTGCAATTCAAGCTACAGCATGCCAATTTGCCAGAGCGTCATCAGGCAACCGCACCACGTTTGCGTGAAGCACTCATGACCACTGGTCGCGACCGGGTGTTTCTGCCAGTATTGATCGGTACCACATTTTGTGTTCTGGGTTACGGACACTTCAGTTCTACATTGGCACAGTACTTGGCGAGGAGCCCGATCTTTGAGAATGGAAGTCAGATGTTCTCGTACATGCTTTCCCTGAATGCCGTGACGGTATTGATTATTCAGTATCCGCTTGTGCGAACATTCCGAAACTTTCCACCGCTTGTTCCTCTGATTGTGGGTAATCTGCTGGTTGCAACCAGTCTGATGATGGTTGGAATCGCTGAAGGTGTACTCATGATGATGATGAGTGTCATACTATTTACCATTGGGGAAGTATTATTGTTCACGATGATGGATATGCTCATCGACCGGATTGCGAAGCCGGAATGGAAGGGAACGTATTTCGGGACCATCGGCTTCAATAATATTGGTAGTGTCATTGCTCCTGTAATGGGAGGGGTGTTATTAAGTCAATTTGGAGCGGAGAATGGGCTGGCTGTCTTTGTACCGATTGCACTGACAACAGCACTGGGAGTGCCTTTTCTTCTGATCGCACATAGACGCCTTGTTGTTAGAGAGAAGCAAACGGAGTCCACATCATTGGGTATGTAG
- a CDS encoding ABC transporter ATP-binding protein, with translation MPKTEKISMSWLLRYLKPVKGRLALLLIMLLTSTGLQLLNPQIIKRFIDTAASGGVLTNLVQLAGIFLVVAVFNQLITVAVSYLGNDVAWRATNQLRGDLLKHCLRLDMRFHNVKTPGEMIERVDGDVTSISNFFAMFIVQVIGSFVLLAGILGFMFSVNVPIALVMTVFTLLSILFMVFIRNLGVDSSKNERAASASLFGLIEERIAGIEDVQANGHVPYVMNRFYRTMRTVFRKGRKAWLLRVIPWNTTVVLFALAVTAVLLLGVHYYMEGLISIGTLFLIYQYTQMLNDPIEMLGDQVQEFQKAKSGMLRSRELLSMHSVIEEGTEEQLPEGPLGLEFSQVHFSYNQDKPVLQDITFAIKPGERLGIIGRTGSGKSSLSRVLLRLYNLDRGTIRVGGTDITKLSLQALYRRVGMVTQDVQLFDGTLRDNLTLFNGDVSDQMIKETTDRLGLSQWINSQPEGLDTYLAAGGASLSAGEAQLFALTRVFLTEPSLVILDEPSSRLDAATEGMLQSAIDQLMKQSTGVIIAHLLATLEKVDRIMVLGDGKVLEFGAREELASNPASHYARLLITGREEELA, from the coding sequence GTGCCCAAAACAGAGAAAATCTCCATGTCATGGCTGCTGCGTTATCTAAAACCAGTTAAAGGACGGCTGGCCTTACTTTTAATCATGTTGCTCACATCAACGGGGCTTCAGCTCTTGAATCCACAGATTATCAAACGTTTTATCGATACAGCAGCAAGTGGGGGAGTCCTCACCAATCTTGTTCAGCTCGCAGGAATATTTCTGGTTGTTGCCGTGTTTAATCAACTCATCACGGTAGCGGTCAGTTATTTGGGGAACGACGTGGCCTGGCGGGCCACGAATCAACTGCGCGGAGATCTGCTGAAGCACTGCCTGCGTCTTGATATGCGTTTTCATAATGTGAAAACACCTGGAGAGATGATTGAACGTGTGGATGGAGACGTAACGAGTATCTCCAATTTTTTCGCGATGTTCATTGTGCAAGTGATCGGGAGTTTTGTACTGCTGGCCGGAATTCTCGGGTTCATGTTCAGTGTCAATGTACCCATTGCTTTGGTTATGACCGTGTTTACATTGTTATCGATCCTGTTCATGGTGTTCATACGGAATCTGGGAGTTGACTCTTCCAAAAATGAGCGGGCGGCCAGTGCTTCCCTGTTCGGATTAATTGAAGAACGCATTGCCGGGATTGAAGATGTGCAAGCGAATGGTCATGTGCCGTATGTGATGAACCGCTTTTACCGCACAATGCGCACGGTATTCCGTAAGGGGAGAAAAGCCTGGCTGCTACGGGTTATTCCGTGGAATACCACCGTAGTTCTGTTTGCTCTGGCGGTCACTGCGGTGCTTTTGCTGGGTGTGCATTATTATATGGAAGGTCTAATTAGTATCGGAACGTTATTTCTGATCTACCAATATACACAGATGCTGAATGATCCGATTGAGATGCTTGGAGATCAGGTACAGGAGTTTCAAAAAGCAAAATCAGGCATGTTGCGCTCCAGAGAGCTGTTGTCCATGCATAGTGTGATTGAAGAGGGTACAGAGGAGCAATTGCCGGAAGGACCTCTTGGATTGGAATTCAGTCAGGTGCACTTCAGTTATAACCAGGATAAACCGGTATTGCAGGACATTACTTTTGCTATTAAGCCTGGTGAACGTCTGGGAATCATCGGTCGCACAGGGAGCGGCAAATCGAGTCTTAGTCGTGTTCTTCTCCGGCTGTATAATCTGGATCGGGGTACGATTCGTGTAGGTGGAACGGATATCACAAAGCTTTCGTTACAAGCGCTCTATCGCCGGGTGGGTATGGTGACACAGGATGTGCAGCTGTTTGATGGCACGCTGCGTGATAACCTTACGCTATTCAATGGAGATGTATCGGATCAGATGATCAAGGAGACGACGGATCGACTTGGACTTAGCCAATGGATTAATTCACAACCAGAAGGGCTTGATACGTATCTGGCAGCAGGTGGAGCTTCATTGTCGGCAGGGGAAGCACAGTTATTTGCCCTAACCCGCGTATTCCTGACCGAACCGAGTCTGGTTATTCTGGATGAGCCTTCATCGCGTCTGGATGCTGCGACCGAAGGAATGCTTCAATCTGCGATTGACCAGTTAATGAAACAATCCACCGGAGTGATTATTGCTCACCTACTGGCTACGCTGGAGAAAGTGGACCGGATTATGGTGCTCGGGGATGGGAAGGTACTGGAATTTGGAGCGAGAGAAGAACTTGCCAGTAACCCGGCATCTCACTATGCCAGACTGCTCATTACAGGCCGAGAGGAGGAATTGGCATGA